One window of Myxocyprinus asiaticus isolate MX2 ecotype Aquarium Trade chromosome 6, UBuf_Myxa_2, whole genome shotgun sequence genomic DNA carries:
- the LOC127442190 gene encoding immunoglobulin kappa light chain-like isoform X4 — protein MTVSVMTIFVLLVVLIDCMNAQITHPEPLIRRYTGKSALIKCTVDQSTSLQSNALHVYRAKPGEAFQRVMLFASGSKKGQNDAAFPRRFSGSISRQQMTLTISALTLDDAAVYYCALWSGDKKVFGSGTRLYVTNQGSTVPPKVSVYPLSSAEKNGKSAMICQAKGMIPDLVELLWEKKTTEGWTTVSQDNVVEQKNEKPQTTVTSMVIVDKNTAQNNIYRCSVTHEGFKNKREHYELTKDEKEPEGETQGGTQIMSTCAPSTEKTQNQISDTLDQTHSLSLFVYAYGVMLMKNGIYFCAVFIFLLKRKAGKKDASS, from the exons CTGAGCCTTTGATTAGAAGGTACACGGGTAAATCTGCTCTAATCAAATGCACTGTGGACCAATCGACCAGTCTTCAGTCCAATGCTCTTCACGTATACAGAGCTAAACCAGGAGAAGCTTTCCAACGAGTCATGCTTTTCGCATCAGGATCCAAAAAGGGTCAAAACGATGCCGCTTTCCCCCGTAGATTTAGTGGATCAATAAGTCGTCAGCAAATGACCCTCACTATCTCAGCACTGACGCTGGACGATGCGGCGGTATACTATTGTGCGCTCTGGAGCGGAGACA AGAAAGTCTTCGGTTCGGGCACAAGACTTTATGTGACAA ATCAAGGCAGTACTGTGCCACCAAAAGTATCAGTGTACCCACTGTCCTCAgcagaaaaaaatggcaaaagcGCAATGATATGTCAAGCCAAAGGCATGATTCCTGACTTGGTGGAATTATTGTGGGAAAAAAAGACGACAGAAGGTTGGACTACAGTGTCACAGGATAATGTTGTGGAGCAGAAAAACGAAAAGCCACAGACTACCGTGACAAGTATGGTGATCGTAGATAAAAATACAGCCCAAAACAACATTTACCGATGCTCTGTTACACATGAGGGGTTCAAAAATAAACGTGAACATTATGAATTAACAAAAG ATGAAAAAGAGCCAGAAGGGGAAACCCAGGGTGGCACTCAGATCATGTCAACATGTGCACCCAGCACAGAGAAAACACAAAACCAGATATCAG ATACTTTGGATCAAACACACAGTCTGTCCCTGTTTGTCTATGCTTATGGTGTAATGCTCATGAAGAATGGAATTTATTTTTGTGCCGTCTTTATCTTTCTTTTGAAGAGAAAAGCTGGAAAGAAAGACGCAAGCTCTTAG